A window of Leptospira dzoumogneensis genomic DNA:
GCACTGTCCTTCTCCAATTCACAAAATGAGGGGTTTCCAGATGAGACTTACGTTTGGATTCGCTTTCATAAGCTTCTATGATCAGAAATCTGCCTTCGTCTCCATCGTTTTGTAGTAGATCGAATCTAAGAACACCGTTCTCTTTGAGAGATTCTTTGGAAAGTTCACTGCTGATTTCCTGAAATTCTTGGATCCTTTCCGGAAGTATTTTGTAAGAAGAGACTGTAACGATCATAGTCCCCAGTTTCAATATCCGATTTTCTTCTGCCAGAAAAAAAAGATAGATGGAATCCGATTAGAATGAAAGCTTTCCTCTTATGAAAATAAAAACTCCCGTAACGGAGATGCTTGGAATCGATCTGCCCATTATCGGGGCTCCCATGTTTCTCGTTTCATATCCTGATCTAGTTGTTGCAGTTTCCGAAGCCGGAGGCCTTGGAACATTCCCCTCTCAAAACTACAGAACTGTAGAAGAATTAAGAAGAGGTTTGGAAGATATCCGATCCAGGACCAAAAAACCGATCGGCGTGAACTTAATTTTACATAAGGCTCATAATCCTAACTGGGCAAAACATTTAGAAATACTTTTAGAATTCAAAGTAGAATTGATCATCACCAGTTTGGGAAGCCCTCGTTCCATTATCAACGAG
This region includes:
- a CDS encoding putative quinol monooxygenase, producing MIVTVSSYKILPERIQEFQEISSELSKESLKENGVLRFDLLQNDGDEGRFLIIEAYESESKRKSHLETPHFVNWRRTVPEMFSQGTTTVYYKPVSPKPEDWKK